In Quercus robur chromosome 11, dhQueRobu3.1, whole genome shotgun sequence, the following proteins share a genomic window:
- the LOC126704818 gene encoding F-box/kelch-repeat protein At3g23880-like, giving the protein MRDQVPYDVVNDIFGRLPVKSLTRFRSVSKTCNSIISDPTFVSTLFNLTLTKSLISTNTHSGYLQYSPTVTADHSSSTSKQLCTVVCNNDRTLTQVSKFDIPSFPDKFSIVGFYNSVFCLASYDQDHYHIIYLWNPSIRKFKKLRSTRFLYSDVRVVFGFAFDSKNNDFKVLKLVTFREKKPLAEAEIYTLSTDSWRKDIITMESLRGNEPNFGSIVSVLPPSVFCNGALHFIANTCHHGFILSFDVHDETFHEMMLPLPLCQNHSPSLQLAVFKGLLAVLFFSHGVYNTGCLCHFWVMEKYGVVGSWTRKCLIPVDSPHEFYCCTDNGELLFKSANGLVSINPLDSLNWSVLAIEDANWVGFSANSMESLVLHD; this is encoded by the coding sequence ATGCGTGACCAAGTTCCATACGACGTCGTTAACGACATCTTCGGTCGGCTACCTGTGAAATCCTTAACCCGATTCAGGTCCGTTTCCAAAACTTGTAACTCCATCATCTCCGACCCCACTTTCGTTTCCACACTCTTCAACCTCACCCTCACCAAATCGCTAATATCCACCAACACTCACAGTGGTTATTTGCAATACTCTCCAACAGTAACAGCGGATCATTCATCTTCCACTTCCAAACAATTGTGTACTGTTGTTTGCAACAACGACCGCACGTTGACCCAGGTTTCTAAATTTGATATCCCATCGTTTCCTGACAAGTTCAGCATAGTTGGCTTCTATAACAGCGTGTTCTGCTTAGCTAGTTATGACCAAGATCATTATCACATAATCTATTTGTGGAACCCAAGTATTAGAAAGTTTAAGAAGCTTCGATCTACTCGCTTTCTCTACAGTGATGTTAGAGTTGTTTTTGGATTTGCTTTTGACTCTAAAAACAATGACTTCAAGGTTTTAAAACTTGTAACTTTTCGGGAGAAAAAGCCACTGGCTGAAGCAGAGATATACACTTTGAGCACGGATTCATGGAGAAAAGATATAATAACAATGGAGTCCTTAAGAGGGAATGAACCCAATTTTGGATCTATTGTTTCTGTGCTGCCACCCTCTGTATTTTGTAATGGAGCTTTGCACTTTATAGCAAATACTTGTCACCACGGTTTCATTTTGTCCTTCGACGTCCATGATGAGACTTTCCATGAGATGATGTTGCCTCTGCCTCTGTGTCAAAATCATTCACCCTCTCTTCAACTAGCGGTATTCAAGGGATTGCTGGCcgttctttttttctctcatggTGTATATAATACTGGTTGCCTATGCCACTTCTGGGTTATGGAGAAGTATGGTGTCGTTGGGTCTTGGACTAGAAAATGTTTGATTCCAGTGGATTCGCCTCATGAGTTCTATTGCTGCACTGATAATGGTGAACTTCTATTCAAGAGTGCCAATGGGCTGGTTTCAATTAACCCGCTTGATAGTCTAAATTGGAGCGTTCTTGCGATTGAAGAtgctaattgggtgggtttctCAGCTAATTCTATGGAGAGCTTGGTTTTACATGATTAA